A stretch of Bacteroidales bacterium DNA encodes these proteins:
- a CDS encoding sigma-70 family RNA polymerase sigma factor: MMKDDNELVYEVIHGSISSFEVLIDRYQQTIFNIILRMVGDFETARDLTQDVFVKAFEKMGGFNFKYRFFSWIYRMAINEAINYNRKRPKNISLNGIDPLLAENPEASDHESSNRLLHNGLLNLTDDYRVLVLLKYYCGFSYEEINEVTRIPVKKVRSRLFIAREQLRKGLIANGFFENDR; this comes from the coding sequence ATGATGAAGGACGATAATGAACTGGTGTACGAAGTGATCCATGGCAGCATTTCCTCCTTTGAAGTGTTGATTGACAGGTACCAGCAAACGATCTTTAACATCATATTACGCATGGTCGGCGATTTCGAAACAGCAAGAGATCTTACTCAGGATGTGTTTGTCAAAGCTTTTGAAAAGATGGGTGGATTCAATTTTAAATACAGGTTCTTTAGTTGGATATACCGGATGGCCATCAATGAGGCTATTAATTATAACAGGAAAAGACCAAAGAATATCAGCCTTAACGGAATCGATCCCTTATTGGCTGAAAATCCTGAAGCCTCTGATCATGAATCATCAAACAGGTTGCTGCACAATGGATTACTCAACCTGACCGATGACTACCGGGTTTTGGTGTTGTTGAAATATTATTGCGGATTCTCCTATGAAGAGATTAATGAAGTTACCCGTATTCCGGTTAAAAAAGTTCGTTCCAGGTTGTTTATTGCCAGGGAACAATTGCGAAAAGGATTGATTGCAAATGGTTTTTTTGAAAATGACAGATAA
- a CDS encoding PrsW family intramembrane metalloprotease produces the protein MVIKVIISLIPVFLFLVMLLYLDSLKLASKMLLLICLAWGVVSASLSFFLNTFLIKNLGFSFEAYSGFIAPFVEEILKMGLLLVLIRKNRIGFMIDGAIYGFSIGTTFAFCENLFYLFHFAEAEGNLMVWITRGFGTAVMHCGTTAIFGIICMSALNRHANITLATFSGALAAIIIHGTFNQFLVSPLISTLIVLILIPVSMSLIFQANEKSIRNWLEMEFDTEVSLLQMIKKGRFTETKAGSFLLTVKHYFPKEVVFDMYCFISLYLELSMKAKCYIMLKENDLKMAPDPEIPAKLKELKALEKAIGRAGYLAIAPVLRVSHKDLWKLSLLD, from the coding sequence ATGGTCATAAAGGTCATCATCAGTCTGATTCCAGTATTCCTTTTCCTGGTCATGCTACTGTATCTCGACAGCTTGAAACTGGCAAGCAAAATGCTGCTCTTGATTTGCCTTGCCTGGGGTGTCGTAAGCGCCAGCCTGAGTTTTTTCCTCAACACCTTCCTGATAAAAAATCTCGGATTTTCGTTTGAAGCCTATTCCGGTTTTATAGCTCCATTTGTGGAGGAAATTCTGAAGATGGGCTTGTTACTGGTCCTGATACGAAAAAACAGGATCGGCTTTATGATCGATGGGGCTATTTATGGATTTTCGATCGGGACGACCTTTGCTTTTTGTGAGAATCTCTTTTACCTGTTTCATTTTGCCGAGGCAGAAGGTAATCTTATGGTATGGATCACCCGGGGATTTGGCACTGCCGTGATGCATTGCGGAACCACCGCCATTTTCGGGATCATTTGCATGAGCGCCTTAAACCGTCATGCAAATATAACCCTGGCTACATTTTCCGGTGCTTTGGCCGCCATTATTATCCATGGGACATTTAATCAATTCCTGGTTTCACCACTGATTTCAACATTGATCGTATTGATCCTGATCCCTGTCAGTATGAGCCTGATCTTTCAGGCCAATGAAAAATCGATCCGCAACTGGCTCGAAATGGAATTCGATACAGAGGTCAGTTTATTACAGATGATTAAAAAGGGACGGTTTACAGAGACAAAGGCTGGTTCGTTTCTCCTTACGGTCAAGCACTATTTCCCAAAAGAGGTGGTTTTTGATATGTACTGTTTTATAAGCCTCTATCTTGAACTTTCGATGAAAGCAAAATGTTATATTATGCTGAAAGAAAATGATCTGAAAATGGCCCCTGATCCTGAAATACCGGCAAAGCTGAAAGAATTAAAAGCACTGGAAAAGGCCATCGGGCGGGCCGGCTATCTCGCTATTGCTCCTGTTTTACGGGTCAGTCACAAAGATTTGTGGAAGCTTTCGCTGCTTGATTGA
- a CDS encoding ATP-binding cassette domain-containing protein — protein sequence MLEISNLYKTFNAGTINEVNALQDVSLSIEDGCFVCVLGTNGSGKSTLLNAVAGNFLTDAGTIILNGRNITRWPEHKRACQIGRVFQNPFSGTAPGMSIGENLALAAKRGKKRGLGWGLPASLVRDLRYRVKVLNMGLEERLDTPIGKLSGGQRQALTLLMASWLRPDLLLLDEHTAALDPKTASNVIELTEQIVTEGKLTTLMVTHSMQQAVNLGDRVIMMHQGKIRYDFRGEEKKRLKVPDLLYLFDELRRKDQIDTGVAELLVANYV from the coding sequence ATGTTAGAAATATCAAACCTGTATAAAACCTTTAACGCCGGAACAATAAACGAGGTGAATGCATTGCAGGACGTAAGCCTTTCCATTGAAGATGGCTGCTTCGTATGCGTATTGGGCACCAATGGTTCAGGGAAATCAACTTTGTTGAATGCAGTTGCTGGTAATTTTTTGACTGATGCCGGTACCATTATCCTGAACGGCCGGAATATCACCCGATGGCCCGAACATAAACGGGCCTGCCAGATCGGTCGGGTTTTTCAGAATCCCTTCAGCGGTACTGCCCCGGGTATGTCGATCGGTGAAAACCTGGCACTGGCCGCAAAACGGGGGAAAAAACGGGGACTGGGCTGGGGATTACCGGCTTCGTTGGTCCGCGACCTGAGATACCGCGTTAAAGTCTTGAATATGGGGCTGGAAGAGCGACTGGATACCCCGATCGGAAAACTGTCGGGTGGTCAGCGACAAGCCTTGACCCTTCTTATGGCCAGTTGGCTTAGGCCAGATCTGCTCCTGCTCGACGAGCATACGGCCGCATTGGATCCAAAAACGGCCAGTAATGTCATCGAACTGACCGAACAGATTGTAACCGAAGGTAAGCTGACCACCCTGATGGTAACCCATTCCATGCAGCAAGCCGTTAATCTGGGTGACCGGGTCATCATGATGCATCAGGGTAAGATTAGATATGATTTCCGGGGAGAAGAGAAAAAAAGACTAAAAGTACCGGATTTGCTTTACCTGTTTGATGAACTCCGCCGTAAGGATCAGATCGACACAGGGGTTGCTGAATTATTGGTTGCAAACTATGTTTAA
- a CDS encoding ABC transporter permease, translating to MTLLIGSITIGLILALLALGSFISFRIFDFPDITAEGSFTFGAAITASLIVAGINPVVATVLAFAGGLLAGSATGLIHTRFKINPLLSGILVMTALYSVNLHVMGKSNVPLLSQNTLFTWFEKFSNIISGENAVVNLIGWSVPAKDLWTLFFCLLIIVAFSLLLLWFFRTNIGTAMRATGDNDQMIRALGVNTKGMIIFGVALSNGFIALSGSMLAQFQGFADVQMGIGMMVWGLASVIIGEALISENRLGLLIAGAVIGAVLFRLLVAIALRWGMNPNDLKLITAAFVFLALVLPGFMKQTKKIKLIR from the coding sequence ATGACACTACTTATCGGATCAATAACCATAGGACTTATTCTCGCGCTCCTGGCTCTCGGAAGTTTTATCAGCTTCCGGATTTTTGATTTTCCGGATATTACAGCAGAGGGTTCCTTTACATTCGGCGCTGCCATTACAGCCTCCCTTATTGTTGCCGGCATCAACCCGGTTGTGGCTACTGTACTGGCTTTCGCCGGCGGTCTGCTGGCAGGATCGGCAACCGGTCTGATCCATACGCGGTTTAAAATAAATCCGCTGTTATCTGGTATCTTGGTGATGACTGCACTCTATTCGGTCAACCTCCATGTGATGGGCAAAAGCAATGTCCCGCTGCTTTCCCAGAACACCCTGTTCACCTGGTTCGAAAAATTCTCAAATATTATTTCCGGGGAAAATGCGGTAGTTAACCTCATCGGATGGAGTGTTCCTGCCAAGGATCTTTGGACCCTCTTTTTTTGTTTGTTGATCATTGTGGCCTTCAGCCTGCTGTTGTTGTGGTTTTTCCGCACCAATATCGGTACGGCCATGCGGGCTACGGGTGATAATGATCAGATGATCAGGGCTCTCGGGGTGAATACCAAAGGGATGATTATCTTTGGCGTTGCGCTGTCCAATGGATTCATTGCTTTGTCCGGTTCAATGCTGGCTCAGTTCCAGGGATTTGCCGACGTGCAGATGGGGATCGGGATGATGGTTTGGGGTCTCGCAAGCGTCATTATTGGAGAAGCATTGATCAGTGAAAACAGATTGGGGCTTTTGATTGCCGGGGCAGTTATCGGAGCGGTCCTGTTTCGGCTCCTGGTTGCCATTGCTTTGCGTTGGGGGATGAATCCCAATGATCTGAAACTGATCACAGCAGCATTTGTATTTCTTGCTCTGGTATTGCCGGGCTTTATGAAGCAGACCAAAAAGATCAAACTAATCAGATAA
- a CDS encoding STAS domain-containing protein, with the protein MENKLNIRKDPRGEEQRIFLEGRLDANWAGHLDDYLNSLVREGSYRFILNMAGVQYLSSAGIRILISQHKKIKKIGGLFVLEALSDTVSDVLEMVGMKSILTAATPEATPMKKVESQFREIKGYRFDNEILSDDKMTIRLTGNPGLALTSGFTATDNQKIKFTTNHYSLGIGAIGEGFEDCKSRYGEFLAIGEALVYKPSDGSNLPDYAVKTGRFEPEINALCSLQAEGIFSNRISFEPMEFVPSISLEDLVAGFAQTSGQKQFVFLLIAESGGLVGVSLSAPPVDGKQLFEFPGIRENINFTTEPAFSRMLTVSLGFYSLHPEGPLKSFLRPVKPGSSAFIHTHSAVFPFQALPKQETSAGKLVLHLFESSIVQDVLHLIHDSRDIAGLGDSTFKQGVGWVGKFS; encoded by the coding sequence ATGGAGAACAAATTAAATATTCGGAAAGATCCTCGCGGTGAAGAACAGCGAATCTTTCTGGAAGGAAGACTGGATGCCAATTGGGCCGGGCATCTGGACGACTACCTCAATAGCCTTGTTCGGGAGGGTTCTTATCGCTTCATCCTGAACATGGCCGGGGTGCAGTATCTTAGCTCCGCAGGCATACGGATTCTGATTAGTCAACATAAAAAGATTAAAAAGATCGGCGGATTATTTGTTCTGGAAGCTCTATCCGATACAGTATCCGATGTTCTGGAAATGGTAGGGATGAAAAGCATTCTGACCGCAGCAACACCGGAAGCTACTCCAATGAAAAAAGTGGAATCCCAATTTCGGGAAATCAAGGGATATAGATTTGATAATGAAATATTATCAGATGATAAGATGACCATTCGTTTAACCGGAAATCCGGGTTTAGCTTTGACTTCCGGATTCACAGCTACTGACAACCAGAAAATCAAATTCACGACTAATCATTACAGTCTGGGGATTGGAGCCATTGGCGAGGGATTTGAAGATTGCAAAAGCCGGTACGGAGAATTTCTGGCCATTGGGGAAGCATTGGTTTATAAGCCTTCTGACGGATCAAACCTTCCGGATTATGCGGTAAAAACCGGAAGGTTTGAACCCGAGATCAATGCCCTTTGCTCATTGCAAGCCGAGGGAATTTTTTCAAACCGGATTTCATTTGAGCCAATGGAATTTGTCCCATCTATCTCGCTGGAGGATCTGGTAGCCGGATTTGCACAGACTTCCGGACAAAAACAGTTTGTATTTCTCCTGATCGCTGAAAGCGGCGGTTTGGTAGGAGTCAGCCTGAGCGCACCTCCTGTGGACGGAAAACAGTTGTTTGAGTTCCCCGGCATACGGGAGAATATAAATTTTACTACGGAACCGGCATTCTCCAGAATGCTGACAGTTTCACTCGGATTTTATTCCCTGCATCCTGAGGGGCCGTTAAAATCATTCCTACGCCCTGTTAAACCCGGATCATCCGCTTTCATTCATACCCATTCGGCTGTATTCCCCTTTCAGGCTTTGCCCAAACAGGAAACGTCAGCAGGCAAGCTGGTCCTGCACTTGTTTGAAAGCAGTATTGTTCAGGATGTGCTGCACCTGATCCATGACTCCCGTGATATAGCCGGATTAGGGGACAGCACCTTTAAGCAAGGAGTTGGCTGGGTTGGAAAATTCAGTTAA
- a CDS encoding ABC transporter substrate-binding protein: protein MKSVSRGIIALILVSAILLISDLQNRNVKRNTFRPAGPAKSEALAGRKYILGLCYFAPEASHDELLSGLWMRLEELGFVRDSNLNVKESHSNGEIGNIAPILLNMDHQTMDLVLVTSTPCVTAAVATIRKHPVAFTYCYDPIAAGVGISREDHAKGITGIGSFPPVEKTIQFILETIPGTKKIGTIYNTSEANSRKVVGVMRQLAEKSGFTLVEMPVVNSSEVLQATQVIASKGIDALYVSGDNTALQAFDAIAGVCNNQHIPLIVNDLPFVGKGAFAAIGIGWQSVGYHSGDLIGRLLNGASPDTIPIENYMNEMVAFDEEKAKSLELTIPQKYRTTGNSLPTGIKFRLGLVHFVDSPNSEACEKGIRKALEDKNLRESVDFTLKVYNAQGDISTLNSIAETINNETWDLVFATSTPSVQLLAKKLPNSKIVFTNVGDPLAAGLGESFDDHLPNLCGISTMSDFEGLMKLVQNLHPGMKRAGTVFTPAEINSVSYKNRLEEAAQKIGIKLIAVPANSATEVLDAANSLVAQRIDAFCQISDNLTGSCSSAILKVSLDSKIPYYGFVTNQMDQGAVAVCARDYFQAGYEAGQMGIEVLSGKNPAQIPFRYVEKTDYMICPETAKLYDVPLPDQLFTVFPQLKIVKQ, encoded by the coding sequence ATGAAATCAGTTTCCCGCGGGATAATTGCGTTGATCCTTGTTTCGGCAATTTTACTTATTTCTGATCTTCAGAACCGGAATGTGAAGAGGAATACTTTCCGGCCTGCCGGACCTGCAAAATCCGAAGCTTTGGCCGGAAGGAAGTATATTTTGGGGCTCTGCTATTTTGCCCCGGAAGCTTCCCATGACGAATTACTATCCGGTCTTTGGATGCGTCTGGAGGAGCTGGGTTTTGTGCGCGACAGCAATCTGAATGTAAAAGAATCTCATTCCAATGGGGAGATCGGGAACATCGCACCCATCCTGCTTAATATGGATCATCAGACCATGGACCTGGTACTGGTTACCTCTACACCGTGTGTCACTGCTGCGGTGGCTACCATCAGGAAACATCCGGTTGCTTTTACCTATTGTTATGATCCGATAGCCGCAGGAGTCGGAATCAGCCGGGAGGACCATGCTAAAGGCATTACGGGTATTGGATCCTTTCCTCCTGTGGAAAAAACGATTCAATTTATTTTAGAGACGATTCCCGGAACAAAAAAAATCGGAACCATTTATAACACCTCGGAAGCAAACTCCCGCAAAGTGGTTGGCGTGATGCGCCAGTTAGCTGAAAAATCGGGATTTACACTGGTTGAAATGCCGGTTGTTAATTCATCTGAAGTGTTACAAGCAACCCAGGTTATCGCAAGCAAAGGAATTGATGCCCTGTATGTGTCAGGCGACAATACCGCTTTACAGGCATTCGATGCGATCGCCGGGGTCTGCAACAACCAACACATTCCTTTAATTGTAAATGATTTGCCCTTTGTCGGAAAGGGCGCTTTTGCCGCCATCGGGATTGGATGGCAGAGCGTGGGATACCATTCGGGAGACTTGATCGGCCGGCTTTTGAACGGGGCATCACCCGACACTATTCCAATTGAAAACTATATGAATGAAATGGTGGCTTTCGATGAGGAAAAGGCAAAAAGCCTGGAGCTCACAATACCACAAAAATACCGGACCACAGGTAACTCCCTGCCCACTGGGATCAAGTTTAGGCTGGGACTGGTCCATTTTGTCGATAGTCCGAATTCCGAAGCCTGCGAAAAAGGGATACGCAAAGCGCTGGAAGATAAAAATCTCCGGGAAAGTGTTGATTTTACCCTCAAAGTGTACAATGCGCAAGGCGATATTTCGACCCTGAACAGTATTGCAGAAACCATCAACAATGAAACCTGGGATCTGGTGTTTGCCACTTCAACCCCTTCTGTTCAGCTGCTGGCGAAGAAATTGCCCAATTCGAAAATCGTTTTCACCAATGTAGGGGATCCCCTGGCCGCCGGATTGGGAGAATCGTTTGACGATCATCTGCCCAATCTCTGTGGTATTTCCACGATGAGTGATTTTGAAGGACTGATGAAACTGGTGCAAAACCTGCATCCCGGAATGAAACGTGCCGGGACCGTTTTCACACCGGCGGAGATTAATTCGGTCTCCTATAAGAACCGGCTGGAGGAGGCGGCCCAAAAAATAGGAATTAAGCTGATAGCCGTTCCGGCCAATTCAGCAACAGAAGTGCTCGATGCCGCAAATTCCCTGGTTGCGCAAAGAATTGATGCTTTTTGCCAGATTTCTGATAATCTCACCGGAAGCTGCAGTTCTGCAATCCTGAAAGTATCCCTGGATAGTAAAATTCCCTATTATGGTTTTGTGACGAATCAAATGGATCAGGGAGCTGTTGCCGTTTGTGCGCGCGACTATTTTCAGGCAGGCTATGAAGCCGGACAGATGGGGATTGAAGTTTTATCCGGGAAAAATCCTGCGCAAATACCTTTCCGCTATGTTGAAAAGACGGATTACATGATCTGCCCGGAGACCGCAAAGTTATATGATGTCCCCTTACCCGACCAGCTTTTCACAGTTTTCCCACAGCTGAAAATTGTCAAACAATAA
- a CDS encoding ABC transporter substrate-binding protein, giving the protein MNRLNFFFGVAAIVSLAACQPAEKKITIGYVQITQDPVLDAAKAGVFRALADSGFIDGQNIKVLDNNAQGDLSMINMILQSLLTQNVDLIITNSTPCMMAAAQTVRTIPVVFTVAFGPEQVGLKTIPENLYGVYDPLKVGEFVDLMMECIPDLKRIGIPYNNAEPNAEYSVKVLSKEFSMRGLTLVTASVTSTNDILQAGQYLAGQQIDALVASADNTVYLGLPVLAKLASGQKIPLFVTDPLQAEKGAAIGLGANYDQWGYQAGLIAVEILKGRTSSGNRIEPILNYNLIINRKACAEQGLLVPEKVIGRATRIIN; this is encoded by the coding sequence ATGAATCGTTTGAACTTTTTTTTCGGCGTTGCGGCCATAGTTTCCCTGGCTGCCTGCCAGCCGGCTGAGAAAAAAATTACGATCGGATATGTTCAGATCACACAGGATCCGGTTCTGGATGCAGCCAAGGCTGGTGTTTTTCGAGCCCTGGCAGATTCTGGCTTTATAGACGGACAGAACATCAAGGTGCTTGATAATAATGCACAGGGCGATCTTTCAATGATCAACATGATCCTGCAATCCCTGCTGACTCAAAACGTGGATCTGATTATCACCAACAGCACACCCTGTATGATGGCTGCCGCACAGACCGTTCGGACTATTCCGGTTGTTTTTACGGTTGCTTTTGGACCGGAGCAGGTGGGTCTTAAAACTATACCTGAAAATCTTTACGGAGTTTATGATCCCCTGAAAGTCGGTGAATTTGTTGATCTCATGATGGAATGTATTCCCGATCTGAAGCGTATCGGAATTCCCTATAACAATGCCGAACCCAATGCGGAGTATTCTGTTAAAGTCCTGAGCAAAGAATTTTCTATGCGGGGACTCACCCTCGTGACCGCATCGGTGACAAGTACGAATGATATCCTGCAAGCCGGACAATATCTTGCCGGACAACAAATTGACGCCCTGGTGGCATCCGCCGACAATACCGTTTACCTGGGTTTACCGGTTCTGGCGAAACTGGCTTCCGGGCAAAAAATCCCCCTATTTGTTACCGATCCTTTGCAGGCCGAAAAGGGTGCAGCCATCGGGCTTGGCGCCAACTATGACCAATGGGGCTATCAGGCCGGGCTTATAGCCGTTGAAATCCTGAAGGGAAGAACTTCCTCCGGGAACCGGATTGAACCGATACTAAACTACAATCTGATCATTAACCGGAAAGCTTGCGCCGAACAGGGTCTGCTGGTCCCTGAAAAAGTGATCGGCCGGGCTACCCGGATTATTAATTAA